The proteins below are encoded in one region of Sander lucioperca isolate FBNREF2018 chromosome 11, SLUC_FBN_1.2, whole genome shotgun sequence:
- the podn gene encoding podocan, giving the protein MAFPKHSILQALSVLLLAWMLVHCQAPFKPEEEEEQEPIKETDIATVVTKSEPLECPPECSCTAEGAVDCAGVDLTEFPAELSDKTRQLSLQNNKIEKITVEHISHLHQLETLNLQNNLLTTDGLEDEGFEMLEQLNYLYLANNKLTSAPKVLPPSLVSADFAANKLTRIYLYTFGHKPKLRSVYLHNNKLSDAGLPDHAFNGSDNLEILTMSSNCLGVVPRNLPSSLYRLHLKSNKLEKIPAGAFDNLPNLRELYLQNNLISNEGMDNETFSQLSSLECLDLSNNNLSVVPKGLPRNLVLLHLEKNSIRSIPGDALTSVRNLEYLLLHNNKLRSRSIHPTAFQGLKKLHTLHMYNNLLERIPRGLPKRAKTLMMLHNFITEIGRNDLALLYTLTELNLSYNKLTSPKLHREAFRKLRVLETLDLSGNSLHLMPLGLPRSLQVLEIKNNHLNSIPEGSMMGMVNLRKLILSDNQLKLNSAYQGAWMELSALTTLDLSGNQLSHIPSDLPESLEYLYLQSNHISSVPASAFEGTPNIKGIFLRFNRLSVDSVDESSLAHLSNLQVLDIGTGNTDLPFKREEMEEEQET; this is encoded by the exons ATGGCCTTTCCCAAGCATTCCATCCTACAGGCCCTGAGTGTGCTGCTCTTGGCCTGGATGTTGGTGCATTGCCAGGCCCCTTTTaaaccagaggaagaggaggagcaagAGCCAATTAAGGAGACCGACATTGCAACAGTGGTGACGAAATCTGAGCCGCTTGAATGCCCGCCAGAGTGCAGCTGTACAGCAGAAGGGGCAGTAGACTGTGCTGGAGTTGACCTCACAGAGTTCCCCGCCGAGCTGTCTGACAAAACTCGCCAGCTCTCTCTTCAG AACAACAAAATCGAGAAGATAACAGTGGAGCACATTTCCCATCTGCATCAGCTTGAGACTCTCAACCTTCAGAACAACTTGCTTACCACAGATG GCCTTGAAGATGAAGGTTTTGAGATGCTTGAACAGCTGAATTATTTATACTTGGCAAATAACAAG CTCACCTCAGCACCAAAGGTCCTACCACCCTCTTTGGTTAGTGCTGATTTTGCTGCCAATAAGCTCACAAGGATTTACCTATATACATTTGGCCATAAACCAAAACTGAG GTCTGTGTATCTCCATAACAACAAGCTGAGTGACGCAGGGCTTCCTGATCATGCGTTCAATGGTTCTGACAACCTGGAGATCCTAACCATGTCCAGCAACTGCTTGGGAGTTGTCCCGAGGAACCTGCCCTCCAGTCTTTACCGTCTTCATCTCAAG AGTAACAAGCTGGAGAAAATCCCAGCGGGGGCCTTTGACAACTTACCAAACCTCAGAGAGCTGTATCTCCAGAACAACCTAATCAGCAATGAGGGCATGGACAATGAGACTTTCAG CCAACTGAGCAGCCTGGAGTGTCTAGACTTGTCAAATAACAACCTGAGCGTCGTACCCAAGGGTCTGCCTCGCAATCTAGTGCTGCTACACCTGGAGAAGAACTCCATCCGTAGCATCCCTGGAGACGCTCTAACTTCTGTCCGAAACCTTGAGTACCTGCTTCTTCACAATAACAAGCTGCGCTCACGTTCCATCCACCCGACTGCCTTCCAg GGCTTGAAAAAATTGCACACTCTTCACATGTACAACAACTTGCTGGAGCGGATTCCCAGGGGCTTGCCTAAGCGGGCTAAGACGCTAATGATGCTACACAACTTTATTACCGAAATTGGCCGTAACGACCTGGCCCTGCTGTACACCCTGACCGAGCTCAACCTCAGCTACAACAAGTTGACAAGCCCCAAGTTGCACCGTGAGGCGTTCAGGAAGCTGCGTGTTCTGGAAACCCTGGATCTTTCAGGGAACAGCCTTCATTTGATGCCCCTTGGTCTTCCACGCAGCCTGCAGGTGCTCGAAATCAAGAACAACCACTTGAACTCCATACCAGAAGGTTCAATGATGGGCATGGTGAATCTACGAAAGCTCATCTTGAGCGACAACCAGCTGAAATTGAATTCAGCCTACCAGGGAGCCTGGATGGAGCTCAGTGCGCTCACA ACGCTGGACCTGTCTGGCAACCAGCTGTCACACATCCCCTCTGACCTGCCTGAGTCTCTGGAGTACCTTTACCTGCAAAGTAACCACATCTCCAGTGTTCCTGCTTCAGCATTTGAAGGCACTCCAAATATCAAAGGCATCTTCCTCCG
- the scp2b gene encoding sterol carrier protein 2b codes for MPEILTPRIQAIHSSNTSASNRLEGFKAHAVFQEINKKLQEEGELFVKKIGGVFAFKVKDGPNGQEATWFVDVKNGKGCVHNDAAKKADCTIAMSDTDLLALMTGKMNPQSAFFQGKLKITGNMGLAMKLQSLQLQPGNAKL; via the exons GATTCAAGCAATTCATTCAAGCAACACTAGTGCTAGTAACAGACTGGAGGGGTTCAAGGCACATGCTGTGTTCCAGGAAATAAACAAGAAGCTCCAGGAG GAAGGGGAGCTGTTTGTGAAAAAGATTGGGGGAGTGTTTGCCTTCAAAGTAAAGGACGGCCCAAATGGACAGGAGGCAACTTGGTTTGTGGATGTGAAAAACGGCAAAGGCTGTGTTCACAATGACGCAG CTAAGAAAGCAGATTGCACCATTGCCATGTCAGATACAGACTTGTTGGCCTTGATGACAGGGAAGATGAATCCACAGTCT GCATTTTTCCAGGGCAAGCTGAAGATCACAGGGAACATGGGACTGGCCATGAAGCTTCAGAGCCTGCAGCTGCAGCCGGGCAACGCCAAGCTGTAG